One Drosophila subobscura isolate 14011-0131.10 chromosome U, UCBerk_Dsub_1.0, whole genome shotgun sequence DNA window includes the following coding sequences:
- the LOC117900508 gene encoding uncharacterized protein LOC117900508 codes for MSFVDHSNVTRCSLHSPLYNASQACELVRTTFTCGLFVHFVNHLKIAFCSFHLPFVSVYVLISFLLLLALFGMIYMLAEYFFMPNFVTLMDVFPLTNFGFSYLFFGISFFVPYYLSIWRSCVDKVEHLSALQFSRMTGDLMRQFVTGVMVLCFRGYRVDGVNIWSSMVFILLGFGYLITVTSKKYDVYHQLEKINQDIYLLKFRVLIFLCVLFMVFVVVFVVSNTNFWRLNPPKDYEPEDFSNLESDAEVLGRYPKRRRLKSCRIWWRTVNGFKNMKGVQRCLGMLLIPFYFLAAHWIPVLTADRPLYGWNKYINCFSLVFLPFLCIPLGIGPEAWLLLVVICWLSSVLVFMSTHSLRQPDCVWPYALLGLSLSSLALRYLIQEVENLTWQFVSFRFDVMPDLVALMCFGLGEIFCEAIILWHLIQRKFFDAAFGVVMSMVAYGIFLAFPLLLWHGCYNRDSHLIVTGPTETCINFLFLMFGFSLFHVSMSGYEFRMSLFFYLLAVIIIYMIFQWMTHNNWVHSFATLHNV; via the exons ATGTCCTTTGTGGATCATTCAAATGTG ACCCGCTGTTCTCTGCACTCGCCGCTGTACAATGCCAGTCAGGCCTGTGAGCTTGTGAGGACCACGTTCACCTGTGGATTGTTTGTGCACTTTGTGAACCACCTGAAGATTGCCTTTTGTAGCtttcatttgccttttgtgtcGGTCTATGTCTTGATTAGTTTTCTCCTGCTGTTGGCCCTTTTTGGCATGATTTATATGCTAGCCGAATATTT CTTCATGCCAAACTTTGTTACCCTCATGGATGTTTTTCCCTTGACAAACTTTGGCTTCAGTTACCTGTTCTTTGGCATCTCTTTCTTTGTGCCTTATTATCTGAGCATTTGGAGGAGTTGTGTGGACAAGGTGGAACATCTGAGTGCACTGCAATTTTCTCGAATGACGGGAGATTTGATGAGACAATTTGTCACTGGTGTCATGGTCCTGTGCTTTCGCGGATATCGCGTGGATGGGGTTAACATTTGGTCAAgtatggtttttattttactcGGATTTGGTTACCTAATAACTGTGACCAGCAAGAAGTACGATGTCTATCACCAGCTTGAAAAAATTAATCAGGATATTTATCTGCTCAAGTTTCGCGTGTTaattttcttgtgtgttttgttcatggtttttgttgtggtttttgtggtcTCTAACACCAACTTTTGGCGTTTGAATCCCCCTAAAGACTACGAACCTGAGGATTTCTCTAATTTGGAAAGTGACGCTGAAGTCTTGGGCAGATATCCAAAGCGGAGGCGGCTGAAAAGTTGCAGAATTTGGTGGCGAACGGTGAATGGATTTAAGAATATGAAAGGTGTCCAAAGGTGTTTAGGTATGCTACTG ATCCCATTTTACTTTCTGGCTGCTCATTGGATTCCTGTTCTAACAGCTGATCGTCCATTGTATGGCTGGAATAAGTATATTAACTGCTTCAGTCTTGTGTTCTTGCCCTTCCTGTGCATTCCTTTGGGCATTGGGCCGGAGGCCTGGCTCCTGCTAGTCGTCATCTGTTGGCTGAGCTCTGTGCTGGTCTTTATGTCAACACACTCCCTGCGACAGCCGGATTGTGTGTGGCCGTATGCGCTCCTCGGCCTGAGCCTCAGCTCGCTGGCCTTGAGATACTTGATCCAAGAGGTGGAGAATCTCACTTGGCAGTTTGTCAGCTTTAGGTTTGATGTGATGCCTGATCTGGTTGCCTTGATGTGCTTCGGCCTGGGTGAGATCTTCTGCGAGGCAATCATTCTGTGGCATCTGATCCAACGGAAGTTCTTCGATGCTGCCTTTGGTGTGGTCATGAGCATGGTCGCTTATGGCATATTCCTGGCCTTCCCACTGCTGCTCTGGCATGGCTGCTATAATAGAGATTCCCAC CTCATTGTCACAGGTCCAACAGAGACTTGCATTAATTTTCTGTTTCTCATGTTTGGCTTTAGTTTATTTCATGTGTCCATGAGCGGCTACGAGTTTCGAATGTCGCTTTTCTTCTATTTGCTGGCTGTGATTATTATTTACATGATATTTCAGTGGATGACCCACAATAACTGGGTGCATTCCTTTGCCACGCTGCATAATGTCTGA